One genomic region from Candidatus Mesenet endosymbiont of Agriotes lineatus encodes:
- the mnmE gene encoding tRNA uridine-5-carboxymethylaminomethyl(34) synthesis GTPase MnmE, giving the protein MNDTIFALSTAFSKSGIAVIRISGPSSLKVLEHFSIRKEIKPRIATFAKLYDKDYQLIDEGIILYFSAPNSFTGEDIIELQLHGSKAVIKTVLEELSKIFVMAKPGEFSLRAFINNKLSLTAAEGLADLIDAETKVQAKQALRQMSGELDVLYQEWRQRLINLQSNVEAYIDFPEDIEDSVLKELGKEILNLISSLKDHLNDERKGERLREGLHVVIIGEPNVGKSTLFNCLAKRDIAITSQYAGTTRDVLEAHIDIGGYPIIISDTAGIRSSSDPIECEGIARAKKRASAADIKIALFDKINSLDCETLSLVDEQTIYVISKSDSQNSDFLSINSMNFLAISVHKNKGIDRLVELIKDKAQAMLTYNDEPVITRQRHRNCVQKALEYLLLFDSKKPIELISEDFRLAAKELEKIVGAIDADEILDNIFSKFCLGK; this is encoded by the coding sequence ATGAATGACACAATCTTTGCTTTATCTACAGCGTTTAGCAAATCAGGAATAGCAGTTATAAGAATATCAGGTCCTAGTTCTTTAAAAGTGTTAGAACATTTCAGTATACGAAAAGAAATTAAGCCAAGAATTGCAACTTTTGCAAAACTGTATGATAAAGATTATCAGTTAATAGATGAGGGCATAATTCTCTATTTTTCTGCTCCAAACAGTTTCACTGGTGAAGATATTATAGAGCTACAGCTGCATGGAAGCAAAGCTGTAATTAAAACAGTGCTAGAGGAGCTATCAAAAATTTTTGTTATGGCCAAACCAGGAGAATTTTCCTTAAGGGCCTTTATTAATAATAAATTAAGTTTAACTGCAGCTGAAGGACTTGCTGATCTAATAGACGCCGAGACAAAAGTGCAAGCAAAACAAGCATTAAGGCAAATGTCAGGAGAGCTAGATGTGTTATACCAAGAGTGGCGACAAAGATTGATTAATTTGCAGTCAAATGTTGAGGCATATATTGATTTTCCTGAAGATATTGAAGACTCTGTATTGAAAGAACTAGGTAAGGAAATACTAAATTTAATTAGCTCCTTAAAGGATCATTTGAATGATGAGAGAAAAGGCGAAAGGCTGCGTGAAGGGTTACATGTGGTGATAATAGGTGAGCCAAATGTTGGTAAATCTACCTTATTTAATTGTCTAGCAAAGCGTGATATCGCTATAACTTCACAGTATGCAGGTACAACTAGGGATGTTTTGGAAGCACATATTGATATTGGTGGATATCCAATTATTATTTCAGACACAGCCGGCATCAGAAGTAGCTCTGATCCGATAGAATGCGAGGGAATTGCAAGAGCAAAAAAAAGAGCTAGTGCAGCTGATATCAAAATTGCTTTATTTGATAAAATAAATAGCTTAGATTGTGAAACCTTATCATTAGTTGATGAGCAAACAATTTATGTGATAAGCAAATCTGACAGTCAAAATAGTGACTTTCTTTCTATAAATAGCATGAATTTTTTAGCAATTTCTGTCCATAAGAATAAAGGGATTGATAGATTAGTAGAGTTGATTAAGGATAAAGCGCAAGCAATGTTAACTTACAACGATGAACCAGTTATCACACGCCAAAGGCATCGAAACTGCGTACAAAAAGCTTTGGAGTATTTGCTGCTTTTTGATAGCAAAAAGCCAATAGAACTCATATCAGAAGATTTTAGATTGGCTGCTAAGGAACTTGAAAAGATAGTTGGCGCAATTGATGCTGACGAAATATTAGATAACATATTTAGTAAATTTTGTCTTGGAAAGTGA
- a CDS encoding SDR family oxidoreductase has product MHLFCFGYGYVAKFLSQKLANLGWKISGTSSKTNKNADINILDYNSNLVQGLLLDATHVLISIPPNGDNVLEKYGNYFKNVKWIGYLSATSVYGEHYGHWVTEDSKAKPVEERGIGRLECEKKWRQNNLPVHFFRLAAIYGPGRNALVDLKLGKAKSVIKEGHVFSRIHVEDIASILLSSINSPDPGEVYNCADDLPSPQSEVIAYAANLLKIEPPVPIHFSKLSNRSFYNGTKRVSNAKIKTNLNVVLQYPTYKEGLIHEFKNNKSPSVSSYYQQSV; this is encoded by the coding sequence ATGCACTTATTTTGTTTTGGCTACGGATATGTAGCTAAGTTTTTATCACAAAAATTGGCTAATTTAGGCTGGAAAATCAGTGGGACTTCAAGCAAAACTAATAAAAATGCAGATATTAACATACTGGATTATAACTCTAATCTTGTACAAGGCTTACTGCTAGATGCAACTCATGTTTTAATTTCGATACCTCCAAATGGTGATAATGTATTGGAAAAATATGGCAATTATTTTAAAAATGTTAAATGGATAGGGTATCTATCAGCAACAAGTGTCTACGGCGAACATTATGGCCACTGGGTTACAGAAGATTCAAAAGCAAAACCAGTTGAAGAAAGGGGGATAGGGCGACTTGAATGTGAAAAAAAGTGGAGGCAAAATAACTTGCCAGTGCACTTTTTTCGTTTGGCAGCAATATATGGTCCAGGCAGAAATGCTTTAGTCGATCTAAAGTTAGGCAAGGCAAAAAGTGTAATAAAAGAAGGTCATGTTTTCTCACGTATTCATGTTGAAGATATAGCTAGCATACTACTTAGCTCAATAAACAGTCCTGATCCAGGAGAGGTATATAACTGTGCTGATGACCTGCCATCACCACAATCTGAGGTTATAGCTTATGCTGCAAATCTCCTTAAGATTGAACCACCAGTCCCAATTCATTTTTCAAAATTGTCAAATAGAAGCTTTTATAATGGAACTAAACGCGTTAGCAATGCAAAAATAAAAACGAACCTTAATGTAGTTTTGCAATATCCAACATACAAAGAAGGTCTAATCCACGAATTTAAGAACAATAAGAGTCCTTCTGTTTCTTCATATTATCAACAAAGCGTTTAA
- a CDS encoding polyprenyl synthetase family protein produces MFESSDLVSEDLKILENFLNNSSENSNISLVSSVVSHLIKAGGKRLRPALVFIACKMLSYQDEEDKRIRVAAAIEFIHNATLLHDDVLDESELRRGISTANKIWGNKTSILVGDFLLTMAFQWLIECKSFDILSILSQSSATIVSGEIKQMLICNDITMKEQDYIDIVSAKTAALFAASCEAAAALAKVSVEEREALKSFGVNFGIAFQIIDDVLDYSGEQSGKNLGNDFYNRKVTLPVIISYNLADEAEKEFWQSSFSVVESCRNFQKAISYIEGHKAIELAKEKAESYVKIAKESLNIFSNSIYKNTLITLLDFTLHRKS; encoded by the coding sequence ATGTTTGAAAGTAGTGATTTAGTAAGTGAAGATTTAAAAATCTTGGAGAATTTCTTAAATAATAGCAGCGAAAATAGCAACATATCTCTTGTCAGTAGTGTTGTATCACACTTAATTAAAGCTGGAGGTAAAAGACTGCGCCCTGCATTAGTATTTATAGCATGCAAAATGCTCAGTTATCAAGATGAAGAAGATAAAAGAATACGTGTAGCTGCAGCAATAGAATTTATACATAACGCCACTTTACTGCATGATGACGTGCTTGATGAAAGTGAGCTCAGAAGAGGAATAAGCACTGCAAACAAAATCTGGGGAAACAAAACTAGTATTTTAGTAGGTGATTTTTTACTGACAATGGCGTTTCAGTGGCTAATAGAATGCAAAAGTTTTGATATACTATCTATTTTGTCGCAGTCTTCTGCTACTATAGTAAGTGGAGAGATAAAACAAATGCTAATTTGCAATGATATCACTATGAAAGAACAAGATTATATTGATATTGTGTCAGCAAAGACAGCAGCTCTATTTGCTGCCTCTTGTGAAGCTGCAGCTGCCTTAGCTAAGGTATCAGTAGAGGAAAGAGAAGCTTTAAAGAGCTTTGGAGTTAATTTTGGTATTGCGTTTCAGATAATTGATGATGTTTTGGATTATAGTGGAGAGCAGTCTGGTAAAAATCTAGGTAATGATTTTTACAATAGAAAAGTAACTCTACCTGTTATTATTTCTTATAATCTTGCAGATGAAGCAGAGAAGGAATTTTGGCAAAGTTCTTTTAGTGTAGTAGAAAGCTGCAGAAACTTCCAAAAAGCTATATCCTATATTGAAGGCCATAAAGCTATAGAACTAGCTAAGGAAAAAGCAGAGTCTTATGTCAAAATAGCAAAAGAAAGTTTAAATATCTTCTCTAATTCTATATATAAAAATACCCTCATCACCCTGCTAGACTTTACCTTACATCGTAAATCGTGA
- a CDS encoding Na+/H+ antiporter subunit E, translated as MNIRYFRYYVTLLILWIILSGHFECFFVVSGIFSCLFTILFCQRLSSLNIWNKSDGVFFFRFIAYIGWLMLQVVLSSAYIAKKVWQLSFNPQVIVFQSQQRNSMSLALFTNSVTLTPGTMSVDAIQKDPYKIIISTIDKKLIDGLNDMDHKVAQLFLTFK; from the coding sequence ATGAATATTAGATATTTTAGGTATTATGTTACACTGTTGATTTTATGGATTATTTTATCTGGTCACTTTGAGTGTTTTTTTGTAGTATCGGGTATCTTCAGTTGCCTATTTACTATACTATTTTGTCAACGTTTAAGTAGTTTAAATATTTGGAATAAATCAGATGGAGTGTTTTTTTTTCGTTTTATTGCTTATATTGGCTGGTTAATGTTGCAAGTAGTGCTATCATCTGCATATATAGCAAAAAAAGTATGGCAATTATCGTTCAATCCTCAGGTTATTGTTTTTCAGTCACAACAGAGAAATAGCATGAGCTTGGCTTTATTTACCAATTCTGTTACACTAACTCCCGGTACTATGAGTGTTGATGCGATACAAAAAGATCCATATAAAATTATAATATCTACAATAGATAAAAAACTTATAGATGGCTTAAATGATATGGATCATAAAGTAGCTCAACTTTTTTTAACTTTTAAATAA
- the carA gene encoding glutamine-hydrolyzing carbamoyl-phosphate synthase small subunit, whose protein sequence is MYKNSEDYSAVLVLQDGRSFWGKSIGKKGEAVGEVCFTTSMTGYQHTITDPSFAEQIITFTFPHIGNVGINDKDYERQKIFASGIVVREISQAYHSSCKMDLDDWLKQNEIVGISGVDTRALTNHLRRYGHQSGVICSPDDLQNIKKDFLPSEGLDLASKVNKHNDYIVKEGDGNLDYNVVIVDFGVKSGIISCLISLGCKVIVVAAKENFAEEVLSLKPDGIVLSNGPGDPLAMAKYAAREINILIKSNLPIFGICLGHQLLAITLGARTIKMNLGHRGNNHPVCEVGSTKVEITTQNHGFVVDPKTLPSNVEVTHISLFDNSIEGIKLKEYPVFSVQYHPEGSPGPYDSHYLFKRFVDNMKKQKDSYCS, encoded by the coding sequence TTGTATAAAAATTCAGAAGACTACAGTGCAGTTTTAGTATTGCAAGATGGTAGGTCCTTTTGGGGTAAGTCAATAGGTAAAAAAGGAGAAGCCGTAGGAGAAGTTTGCTTTACCACTTCAATGACTGGCTATCAGCATACTATCACAGATCCATCCTTTGCTGAACAAATAATTACATTCACATTTCCTCATATAGGTAATGTTGGCATTAATGATAAAGATTACGAAAGGCAAAAGATCTTTGCCAGTGGAATAGTAGTACGAGAAATATCTCAGGCTTACCATTCTTCCTGCAAAATGGATTTAGATGATTGGTTAAAACAGAACGAAATAGTTGGAATATCCGGAGTTGACACCAGAGCACTAACTAATCACTTAAGACGTTACGGGCACCAAAGTGGTGTTATCTGCTCACCTGATGATCTACAAAACATAAAAAAAGATTTTTTACCATCGGAAGGGCTAGATTTAGCAAGTAAAGTAAATAAGCATAATGACTACATAGTAAAGGAGGGAGATGGCAATTTAGATTATAATGTGGTTATAGTAGATTTTGGCGTAAAAAGTGGTATAATTAGTTGCCTAATAAGTTTAGGCTGCAAAGTAATAGTGGTTGCAGCAAAGGAAAACTTTGCTGAAGAAGTGTTAAGCTTAAAACCAGATGGTATAGTGCTTTCCAACGGTCCAGGTGATCCGTTAGCTATGGCAAAATATGCAGCAAGAGAAATAAATATTCTTATAAAGTCTAATTTACCTATTTTTGGTATATGCTTAGGACATCAGTTACTTGCTATTACGCTTGGGGCCAGGACGATAAAAATGAATCTAGGTCATAGAGGTAACAATCATCCAGTATGTGAGGTGGGTAGTACAAAAGTGGAGATAACAACTCAAAATCATGGCTTTGTGGTTGATCCTAAGACTTTGCCAAGTAATGTTGAGGTAACTCATATTTCTCTCTTTGATAACAGCATAGAAGGAATCAAGCTAAAAGAATATCCGGTTTTTTCTGTGCAGTATCATCCAGAAGGATCTCCTGGTCCTTATGATTCACATTATTTGTTTAAACGCTTTGTTGATAATATGAAGAAACAGAAGGACTCTTATTGTTCTTAA
- a CDS encoding ankyrin repeat domain-containing protein, translating to MYRGKKQSRYAATARIKNKESGVSFNKHGGIEIAPNVTLEDVEEFCDINEPLSENAKYAIFCGAIDHLHSLNLSDRNATYISIMHFICSKGFDVNEIHFGGIYGNTILLWDISSGRDVSPRASLTLLCDFSANPFITDKVGKNALHFLLLKGHDVQRCIVDEILNHRDIEKYINDKTICGDTALHIACARRDERFIIQLLEKGANPWIKNKYNKTPIDMLGLDEQKRLGVLSLRLNLRPATKYDIGPILFFINSTDGFYTIDPADKFKDVATIDQKIFNSDSNTIAAKIKKMRKAAVKEKVLQDPVVFQAIERSNLRQR from the coding sequence ATGTATAGAGGTAAGAAGCAATCCAGATATGCAGCAACTGCAAGAATAAAAAATAAAGAGTCTGGTGTAAGCTTTAATAAGCATGGGGGAATAGAAATTGCACCCAATGTTACTTTAGAAGATGTTGAAGAATTTTGTGATATCAATGAACCATTATCTGAGAATGCAAAATATGCTATATTTTGTGGTGCAATTGATCATTTACACAGTTTAAATCTTTCTGATAGAAACGCTACTTATATTAGCATTATGCATTTTATCTGTAGCAAGGGATTTGATGTCAACGAGATACACTTTGGTGGCATATATGGTAATACCATACTGCTATGGGACATCTCTTCTGGAAGAGATGTCAGCCCGAGAGCTTCATTAACATTATTATGTGACTTTAGTGCTAACCCATTCATTACCGATAAAGTTGGTAAAAACGCTTTACATTTTTTATTGCTTAAAGGGCATGATGTGCAAAGGTGTATAGTTGACGAGATATTAAATCATAGAGATATTGAAAAATATATCAACGACAAAACTATATGTGGTGATACTGCTCTTCATATCGCTTGTGCAAGAAGAGATGAAAGGTTCATCATTCAGTTGCTGGAAAAAGGAGCGAACCCATGGATTAAAAATAAATACAACAAAACACCAATTGATATGCTTGGTTTAGATGAACAAAAAAGGTTGGGGGTTTTGTCATTACGTCTAAATCTTCGTCCTGCAACTAAATATGACATCGGTCCAATTCTATTTTTTATAAATTCTACCGATGGATTTTATACTATTGATCCTGCAGATAAGTTTAAAGATGTTGCTACCATTGATCAGAAAATTTTCAATTCAGATTCAAATACAATAGCAGCAAAAATAAAAAAGATGCGAAAAGCAGCCGTAAAAGAAAAAGTTTTGCAAGATCCAGTAGTATTTCAGGCAATAGAACGTAGTAATTTAAGGCAACGCTAA